The DNA segment ACCTGGGCACTTCCTTAAAAAGCCGAACCCCTGTCTGGCAGGAGTTTGTCCCGCGCTTCAAAGCAACGCTGGAACTGGGCATTTGCGCGATGATTTTCGCGATTATTGTCGGTATTCCGGTGGGCGTGCTGGCGGCGGTCAAACGCGGATCAATATTCGACCACACGGCAGTGGGCATCTCACTCACCGGCTATTCGATGCCGATATTCTGGTGGGGGATCATGCTGGTGATGCTGGTTTCGGTGCAGCTCAACCTCACGCCCGTATCGGGGCGAATAAGCGATACCGTTTTCCTTGATGACAGCATGCCGCTGACCGGCTTTATGTTGATCGACTCCCTCATCTGGGGCGAGCCGGGCGATTTCAAAGACGCCGTGATGCACATGATTTTGCCTGCGCTGGTGCTCGGCACCATTCCTCTGGCGGTTATCGTGCGTATGACCCGTTCTTCCATGCTGGAAGTGTTGGGTGAAGATTATATCCGTACCGCGCGCGCTAAAGGCGTCAGCCGTATGCGGGTGATTGTCGTCCACGCACTGCGCAATGCGCTGCTGCCGGTGGTGACCATCATTGGTTTGCAGGTCGGGACGTTGCTCGGTGGTGCCATTCTGACGGAAACCATCTTCTCCTGGCCGGGACTCGGCCGGTGGCTGATCGATGCACTCCAGCGCCGCGACTATCCGGTCGTGCAGGGCGGAGTGTTGCTGGTCGCTACTTTGATCATCGTGGTTAACCTGCTGGTAGACGTGCTCTACGGCGTGGTCAACCCGCGTATTCGCCACAGAAAATAAGGGGCGCAAAATGTCTCAGGTTACAGAGCCCGTCGCGAACGAAATCGTGACGGCTGCGCCAGTGCCGATGCCGCCATTGCGCGAATTCTGGCATTACTTCAAGCGTAATAAAGGGGCCGTTACAGGTCTGGCTTACATCATCATCATGCTGGTAATTGCGATTGGGGCGAATGTGATAGCGCCACACGCTCCGGCTGAGCAGTTCCGTGATGCGCTGCTGCGTCCGCCGGTCTGGATGGAAGGCGGAAGCTGGAAATTCCTGTTGGGGACTGACGATGTGGGCCGCGATATTCTGTCGCGTCTGATGTACGGCGCGCGGTTATCGCTGCTGGTCGGTTGTCTGGTCGTGGTGCTTTCGCTGATCCTCGGCGTGATTTTCGGTCTGTTTGCCGGATATTATGGCGGTGTCATCGACGCTATCATCATGCGCGTGGTCGATATCATGCTGGCCTTACCGAGCCTGTTGCTGGCGCTGGTACTGGTGGCAATTTTCGGTCCGTCGATAGTGAACGCCTCGCTGGCGCTGACGTTCGTCGCCCTGCCACACTACGTGCGACTTACCCGTGCGGCAGTGCTGGTAGAAGTAAATCGTGACTACGTGACCGCGTCGCGCGTCGCGGGTGCCGGTGCGACGCGTCAGATGTTCATCAATATTTTACCAAACTGCTTAGCGCCGCTGATCGTTCAGGCGTCGCTCGGTTTTTCCAACGCCATCCTCGATATGGCGGCTCTCGGCTTCCTCGGCATGGGCGCGCAACCGCCAACGCCGGAGTGGGGCACGATGCTGTCCGACGTCTTACAGTTTGCTCAGAGCGCCTGGTGGGTTGTGACCTTCCCCGGTGTGGTCATCCTGCTGACGGTACTGGCATTTAACCTGATGGGTGACGGCCTGCGCGACGCCCTTGACCCTAAACTCAAGCAGTAAGGGACGAGCGATGGAAACCACATTAATTCAAGACGTACCGGTCGGCAAAACGCTGCTGACCGTCGATAAGCTTTCCGTGCATTTTGGTGACGAAGGCACACCGTTTCGCGCCGTAGATCGTATCAGTTACAGCGTAAAACAGGGCGAAGTGGTCGGGATTGTTGGCGAATCCGGTTCCGGTAAATCGGTCAGTTCACTGGCGCTGATGGGGCTTATCGATTTCCCCGGCAAAGTGATGGCTGAAAAACTGGAATTCGGTGGCCGTGATCTGCAAGACATGAGCGAAAAAGAGCGCCGTCAGATTGTCGGTGCCGAAGTCGCGATGATTTTCCAGGACCCGATGACCAGTCTTAACCCGTGCTACACCGTCGGATTCCAGATTATGGAAGCCATCAAGGTGCATCAGGGTGGCAACAAAAAGACCCGTCGTCAGCGCACCATCGATCTGCTGAATCTGGTCGGTATCCCCGATCCGGCTTCGCGTCTCGATGTGTATCCGCACCAGTTGTCCGGCGGGATGAGCCAGCGCGTAATGATCGCGATGGCGATCGCCTGTCGTCCCAAGCTGCTGATCGCCGATGAACCGACAACCGCCCTCGACGTGACCATTCAGGCGCAGATCATCGAACTGCTGCTCGAGCTGCAACAGCAAGAGAACATGGCGCTGATGCTGATCACTCATGACCTCGCGCTGGTAGCCGAAGCCGCGCAGCATATCATCGTGATGTATGCCGGTCAGGTGGTGGAATCGGCAAGAGCCACGGAGATTTTCCGTGCGCCGCGCCATCCGTATACCCAGGCACTGCTGCGCTCGTTGCCGGAATTTGCCGCTGACAAAGCGCGTTTGCAGTCATTGCCGGGTGTGGTGCCGGGTAAGTATGACCGTCCGAACGGTTGTCTGCTTAACCCGCGTTGCCCGTATGCTACGGATCTTTGCCGTAAAGAAGAGCCAGCGCTGCGTGATCTCGCCAACGGGCGTCAGTCGAAATGTCATTATCCGCTCGATGATGCCGGGAGACCTACTTATGAGTCCTGATAACACCGCATCGCAGCCGTTGTTGCATGCGATTGACCTGAAAAAGCATTACCCGGTGAAGAAAGGGATGTTCGCCCCGGAACGTACAGTTAAGGCGCTCGACGGCGTTTCATTCACCCTCGAACGCGGTAAAACGCTGGCGGTGGTGGGTGAATCCGGCTGTGGGAAATCCACG comes from the Enterobacteriaceae bacterium Kacie_13 genome and includes:
- the dppB gene encoding dipeptide ABC transporter permease DppB; the encoded protein is MFQFILRRLGLVIPTFIGITLLTFAFVHMIPGDPVTIMAGERGVSPERHAQLMADMGLDKPLYQQYFHYVNGVLHGDLGTSLKSRTPVWQEFVPRFKATLELGICAMIFAIIVGIPVGVLAAVKRGSIFDHTAVGISLTGYSMPIFWWGIMLVMLVSVQLNLTPVSGRISDTVFLDDSMPLTGFMLIDSLIWGEPGDFKDAVMHMILPALVLGTIPLAVIVRMTRSSMLEVLGEDYIRTARAKGVSRMRVIVVHALRNALLPVVTIIGLQVGTLLGGAILTETIFSWPGLGRWLIDALQRRDYPVVQGGVLLVATLIIVVNLLVDVLYGVVNPRIRHRK
- the dppC gene encoding dipeptide ABC transporter permease DppC — encoded protein: MSQVTEPVANEIVTAAPVPMPPLREFWHYFKRNKGAVTGLAYIIIMLVIAIGANVIAPHAPAEQFRDALLRPPVWMEGGSWKFLLGTDDVGRDILSRLMYGARLSLLVGCLVVVLSLILGVIFGLFAGYYGGVIDAIIMRVVDIMLALPSLLLALVLVAIFGPSIVNASLALTFVALPHYVRLTRAAVLVEVNRDYVTASRVAGAGATRQMFINILPNCLAPLIVQASLGFSNAILDMAALGFLGMGAQPPTPEWGTMLSDVLQFAQSAWWVVTFPGVVILLTVLAFNLMGDGLRDALDPKLKQ
- the dppD gene encoding dipeptide ABC transporter ATP-binding protein, whose protein sequence is METTLIQDVPVGKTLLTVDKLSVHFGDEGTPFRAVDRISYSVKQGEVVGIVGESGSGKSVSSLALMGLIDFPGKVMAEKLEFGGRDLQDMSEKERRQIVGAEVAMIFQDPMTSLNPCYTVGFQIMEAIKVHQGGNKKTRRQRTIDLLNLVGIPDPASRLDVYPHQLSGGMSQRVMIAMAIACRPKLLIADEPTTALDVTIQAQIIELLLELQQQENMALMLITHDLALVAEAAQHIIVMYAGQVVESARATEIFRAPRHPYTQALLRSLPEFAADKARLQSLPGVVPGKYDRPNGCLLNPRCPYATDLCRKEEPALRDLANGRQSKCHYPLDDAGRPTYES